A genome region from Rhizobium sp. NXC14 includes the following:
- a CDS encoding sugar phosphate isomerase/epimerase family protein, which yields MTNIVFNHATVRERADMLTYLRLCSERGLQTVSIWGDEITKVGETDALSVLQDFGMTVSGYNRVGPLNAYSCDSVEAELERAARFEADHVFLFTGGLRDNEKDLGSARRRIEDTIGKVLDSARKIGVKLAIEPLHPMVTGDRSVISSLSHANSLCEALGPGIGVVVDVYHCWWDERLPAEIARAGDAGRLFGFHVNDWLIPTRHLLTDRGMMGDGIIDLRGIHSMMRRAGYDGTVEVEIFSTDWWSRDPAEVMDIAIDRCRNLFSTDEKSWQ from the coding sequence ATGACGAACATTGTCTTCAACCACGCCACAGTGCGCGAGAGAGCAGATATGTTGACCTATCTTCGACTCTGCTCGGAGCGAGGACTCCAGACCGTTTCCATTTGGGGCGACGAGATTACCAAGGTCGGCGAGACCGACGCTCTTTCTGTTTTACAAGATTTTGGCATGACGGTCTCGGGATACAATCGTGTCGGTCCGTTGAATGCTTATTCATGTGATTCAGTTGAGGCGGAACTCGAGCGGGCGGCGAGATTTGAGGCTGACCACGTTTTCCTGTTTACGGGAGGCTTGCGAGACAATGAAAAGGATTTGGGTTCCGCGAGGCGAAGAATTGAAGATACAATTGGCAAGGTCCTCGACAGCGCTCGAAAGATTGGAGTGAAGCTCGCTATTGAGCCCCTCCATCCCATGGTCACGGGCGACCGAAGCGTCATTTCCAGTCTCTCCCACGCAAATTCTCTGTGCGAAGCGTTAGGACCGGGCATCGGAGTGGTCGTCGATGTCTATCATTGCTGGTGGGACGAGCGACTGCCAGCCGAAATCGCGCGTGCAGGCGATGCCGGCCGGCTCTTTGGATTTCATGTCAACGACTGGCTCATCCCTACGCGGCATCTCCTGACCGATCGGGGGATGATGGGAGACGGGATCATAGACCTGCGCGGCATCCACTCGATGATGCGACGGGCCGGATACGATGGAACGGTTGAGGTAGAGATCTTCTCCACCGACTGGTGGTCTCGCGACCCGGCGGAGGTGATGGATATCGCGATAGATCGCTGCCGTAACCTTTTCAGCACGGACGAGAAATCATGGCAGTGA
- a CDS encoding dihydrodipicolinate synthase family protein: protein MKIQAQGIVPVMLTPFTPNNRIDWEGLERLVEWYIANGADTLFAVCQSSEMQKLSLEERVELSKRVVSLAGGRVPVISSGHISESRDDQRAELAAMAETGIDALVLVSNRLDTKNEGTEAFRSSLDAIMSWLPSDLPLGLYECPAPYRRLLSDDEFKLCRDTGRFVTLKDVSCDLETVKRRVALSGDSGFAIVNANAAIAAAAMRAGSKGFSGVFTNIHPDLYAWLYKHASEDSDLRRELEIFLALAAMAEPMGYPGLAKVWHKRLGTFESVHSRVTDYDIAERHWAVMDLLDHIQQGTERFRQRIKQAS, encoded by the coding sequence ATGAAGATCCAAGCCCAGGGTATCGTCCCCGTCATGCTTACCCCGTTCACGCCGAATAACCGGATCGATTGGGAAGGCCTGGAGCGGCTGGTGGAGTGGTATATCGCCAACGGCGCCGACACCCTCTTTGCCGTCTGCCAGTCGAGCGAGATGCAGAAGTTGTCCCTTGAAGAGCGAGTTGAGCTTTCCAAGAGAGTAGTCTCGCTGGCGGGCGGGCGTGTACCGGTCATCTCATCAGGGCATATCAGCGAGAGCCGTGATGATCAGCGCGCCGAATTGGCGGCGATGGCCGAGACTGGGATCGATGCGCTTGTCTTGGTCAGCAACAGGTTAGACACCAAGAATGAAGGAACCGAAGCATTTCGTTCCAGCCTCGACGCGATCATGAGCTGGCTTCCCAGCGACCTACCCCTGGGTCTGTACGAATGCCCGGCGCCCTATCGCCGTCTCTTGAGCGATGACGAGTTCAAGCTGTGCCGCGACACCGGCCGCTTCGTAACGCTGAAAGATGTTTCCTGCGATCTCGAAACCGTCAAGCGACGCGTCGCGCTCTCTGGCGATTCCGGCTTTGCAATTGTTAATGCCAATGCAGCCATCGCCGCAGCCGCTATGCGGGCGGGCTCGAAAGGCTTCTCTGGCGTCTTCACCAATATCCACCCCGACCTATACGCTTGGCTTTACAAGCACGCGTCGGAAGACAGCGATCTGCGCCGCGAACTTGAAATCTTTCTGGCACTAGCGGCGATGGCCGAGCCGATGGGATATCCGGGTCTTGCCAAGGTTTGGCACAAACGACTTGGCACCTTTGAGAGCGTCCATTCTCGTGTGACGGATTATGACATCGCCGAACGGCACTGGGCAGTCATGGATCTTCTCGACCATATTCAGCAGGGCACGGAGAGATTTCGCCAGCGGATCAAGCAGGCGTCCTGA
- a CDS encoding shikimate dehydrogenase — protein sequence MAVNIPNLDGNSRVYAVFGDPIHQVQTPRLINPIFAAAGVNIYAVPFLITAERFAAAWELFSAIPNLCGISTTIPHKVAAAKRCSTLTPTAKAVGAVNCVQRGEDGQMNGALFDGVGFVNGLGEAKSRLRGARVLIVGAGGAGRTIAFALAEEGAAKIDLMDLSAEAIAFTAAMVNTFRSEECAVAVDGSAGWDYDIVINASPIGVKGDSIFPMPTSAIRPDMLIADIASLSEETALLRAAKAAGATVSDGNDMLLAQIHLMAGFAAGLPAGTAL from the coding sequence ATGGCAGTGAACATTCCCAACCTCGACGGCAACTCGCGTGTCTACGCTGTGTTTGGCGATCCGATACATCAGGTCCAAACGCCGCGCCTGATAAACCCTATTTTCGCCGCCGCCGGGGTCAACATTTACGCAGTTCCCTTCCTGATCACCGCTGAACGTTTCGCAGCAGCGTGGGAGCTATTTTCTGCCATACCCAATCTCTGCGGCATCAGCACCACGATCCCTCACAAAGTCGCGGCGGCCAAGAGGTGCTCAACGCTCACGCCGACAGCAAAGGCAGTCGGTGCCGTCAACTGCGTGCAGCGCGGAGAGGACGGCCAGATGAACGGTGCGCTTTTTGATGGCGTGGGCTTTGTTAACGGTCTTGGCGAGGCAAAGTCACGACTGCGCGGCGCTCGCGTGCTGATTGTCGGAGCCGGTGGAGCTGGTCGCACAATCGCGTTTGCCCTTGCTGAGGAAGGCGCTGCGAAGATCGATCTCATGGACCTTTCTGCTGAAGCCATCGCCTTCACCGCGGCAATGGTCAACACTTTTCGCAGTGAAGAATGCGCAGTTGCGGTCGATGGTTCGGCAGGCTGGGACTACGACATTGTCATCAATGCATCGCCGATCGGCGTCAAGGGCGACAGCATATTCCCTATGCCGACTTCCGCGATACGACCCGACATGCTCATCGCCGATATCGCCAGTTTAAGCGAGGAAACCGCGCTATTACGCGCTGCCAAGGCAGCCGGTGCGACGGTGTCTGACGGCAATGACATGCTGCTCGCGCAGATCCACCTGATGGCGGGTTTTGCCGCAGGTCTGCCGGCAGGAACCGCGCTTTGA